One segment of Eulemur rufifrons isolate Redbay chromosome 4, OSU_ERuf_1, whole genome shotgun sequence DNA contains the following:
- the LOC138382435 gene encoding putative methyltransferase-like protein 21E: MDCFYCSSAPLITGIPASLLYNQRRRSGSCTSRGLCSKTKIVDDTFYLLETQPTRLVYLSSFQEMIKKTSMYSHPLIHHLMDPEAHKEIRENYDDKQVVTEIMARCFAPTLLTTNSWEGFHFVGHEIRITEAMDCYGAVVWPSALVLCYFLETNAKQYNMIDKNVIEIGAGTGLVSIVASLLGARVTATDLPELLGNLQYNISRNTKMKSKHLPQVKELSWGVALDKNFPRSSNNFDYILAADVVYAHPFLEELLVTFDHLCKETTIIIWVMKFRLEKENKFVDRFKELFDLEEISSFPSLDIKLYKAMKKNRRSA; this comes from the exons ATGGACTGTTTCTACTGTTCTTCAGCCCCCTTAATCACAGGCATTCCAGCTTCACTGCTGTACAACCAGAGGCGCAGAAGCGGCAGCT GCACTAGCAGAGGTCTCTgcagcaaaacaaaaattgtgGATGATACTTTTTACCTTCTAGAAACTCAGCCAACTCGTTTAG TGTATTTGTCTAGTTTTCAAGAAATGATCAAGAAAACATCAATGTATAGCCATCCATTAATTCATCATTTGATGGATCCAGAAGCTCATAAAG AGATCAGAGAAAACTATGATGACAAGCAGGTGGTCACAGAGATCATGGCGAGGTGTTTCGCTCCAACTCTTTTAACAACCAATTCCTGGgaaggttttcattttgttggtcATGAGATTCGGATTACTGAAGCCATGGACTGTTATGGTGCTGTTGTTTGGCCATCG gCCCTTGTTCTATGCTATTTCCTGGAAACAAATGCAAAGCAGTATAATATGATTGACAAAAATGTGATTGAAATTGGAGCTGGAACAGGGCTGGTCTCCATTGTGGCAAGTTTACTTG GTGCTCGTGTGACTGCCACAGATTTACCTGAATTACTTGGAAACCTGCAGTATAATATTTCCCGAAACACCAAGATGAAAAGCAAGCATTTGCCTCAGGTTAAAGAACTTTCCTGGGGAGTAGCTTTAGATAAAAACTTCCCCAGGTCTTCGAATAATTTTGACTATATCCTGGCAGCAGATGTGGTCTATGCTCATCCTTTTTTGGAAGAACTCCTTGTTACCTTTGACCATCTGTGCAAAGAAACCACCATCATCATCTGGGTGATGAAATTCaggttggagaaagaaaataaatttgtagatAGATTTAAGGAGTTATTTGACCTGGAGGAAATTTCCAGTTTTCCTAGCCTGGATATTAAGTTGTATAAAGCTATGAAGAAAAATCGAAGGAGTGCATGA